Proteins co-encoded in one Rattus rattus isolate New Zealand chromosome 5, Rrattus_CSIRO_v1, whole genome shotgun sequence genomic window:
- the LOC116900329 gene encoding olfactory receptor 10AG1-like, protein MEFILLGFSNVPHLQWVLFVIFLFMYVTILLCNSIIILLAKTDPALQTPMYYFLSNFSFLEICYVTATIPRMLMDLYTLKGNISVLACATQMYFVLMLGGTECLLLTAMAYDRYVAICQPLQYSLLMKNTVCLQLVAASWISGIPIQIGQTYQIFSLPFCASNRIDHFFCDIPPLLKLACGDTFMNTVAVYVVAVGFVMVPFLLIIVSYIKIICNIMKLSSDKGMAKAFSTCSSHLIVVVLFYGTASITYLQPKHSESEGMGRFSLFYAHFDPSFESHYIHSEEQRYHGGTEEIT, encoded by the coding sequence ATGGAATTTATTCTTCTGGGATTTTCTAATGTTCCTCATTTGCAGTGGGTGCTGTTTGTGATATTTTTGTTCATGTATGTGACTATTCTGTTGTGCAACAGCATTATAATACTGTTAGCTAAAACTGACCCTGCTCTCCAGACCCCTATGTATTATTTCCTTAGCAACTTTTCCTTTTTGGAAATCTGTTATGTAACAGCTACTATCCCAAGAATGCTTATGGATCTATatactttaaaaggaaacatttctgtGCTGGCCTGTGCAACACAAATGTATTTTGTCCTTATGTTGGGAGGCACAGAGTGCCTCTTGCTAACAGccatggcctatgatcgctatgtggctATTTGCCAACCTCTACAATATTCTCTACTCATGAAGAATACAGTGTGTTTACAGCTTGTCGCTGCCTCCTGGATCAGTGGGATTCCAATACAAAttgggcagacctatcagatatTCTCTCTGCCATTTTGTGCTTCTAACAGAATAGATCActtcttctgtgatattccccCACTACTTAAGCTTGCTTGTGGTGACACATTTATGAATACAGTTGCAGTCTATGTTGTTGCAGTGGGGTTTGTTATGGTTCCATTTCTGCTAATCATTGTCTCATATATCAAGATTATCTGCAACATTATGAAACTGTCCTCAGACAAAGGGATGGCCAAGGCTTTTTCCACCTGCTCTTCTCACCTGATAGTTGTAGTCTTGTTCTATGGAACAGCAAGCATTACTTACTTGCAGCCAAAACACAGTGAGTCAGAAGGAATGGGAAGATTCTCTCTTTTCTATGCCCATTTTGATCCCAGCTTTGAATCCCATTATATACACTCTGAGGAACAAAGATATCATGGTGGCACTGAGGAAATTACATAA